DNA sequence from the Coffea arabica cultivar ET-39 chromosome 11c, Coffea Arabica ET-39 HiFi, whole genome shotgun sequence genome:
ATGCAGCATATGTTATTGAATAGTATGGTTGTTACAACCACTTCGCTGCTCAAGAAAAGCCGATGTTTATCAGTGTAGATATACTGTTGCTTTCATGTGTTTACCAATATGAATTTCATGGTTTCTCTGAACCTAATTAATCATTCACTCCCTattccaaaattcaccattttatcAATATTGTTGAAGACAACATTAACATTTTGGCTTGCTGAAGTAGGTGAGTACCAATAACCCTTTTGACTAAATGAACTTCATGTGCAGATAATATTTACGTACAATTTCATGACGAATGCTGGGGAGTTCCAGTTTATGATGACCAGTAAGTgcagattttctttcttttttttatatatatatatataattgtaaAGGTTGATTGATGCATGCATGGCTGATCATGGGATTCAAGGACTAAAATTATTCTTGTTGAACGAATTCAACAGTCAACTCTTCGAGCTGCTAGCATTATCCGGGATGCTGATGGATTTCAATTGGACAGAAAttctaaaaaggaaagaattattCAGGTAAGTTTTGCTTGCATTTCAAGAGGAGCAATCGATCGATACTCGCGAATATGTATACTTTCACTTTGTCAAAATTGATCGTACATTAGAAAATGTAATGCTTATATATATACTTTGATTTGAGTGTACACTCATTGGATTATTGTATACGGAAGCTAGAGTAACacgtacatttttttttttttgggtcattaACAACCATTTGGGTCCTTAATTAATTTCCTTTCATCATAACAAAGAGAAATCCaatcaaggttttttttttttgatttctttcttctttacttTCGGACTGATGAGGAACTGTTTGTACTGGCAGGGAAGTTTTTGCAGGATTTGATGCTAACAATGTGGCCAAAATGGGGGAAAACGAGATTACGGACATAGTCTCCAACAAAGCACTGATGCTAGCTGAGTGCAGAGTTAGATGCATAGTCGATAATGCCAATTGCATATTGAAAGTAAGTTTTGTACATTGCCAATCGATTTGGAATAGAAAAGGGTAATTCAGTTCCAGTCCATAACTGTATATTAATTATGGATTAATTTTCAATATACTGACAAATTTGAATGCAtgataattaattttaaaatttaaatttcatgtaCACGGGCGGTATGGACTCAATCGATCCTGCAAGCTAGTGTACAGATGGTTAATCTTATATTAATCCGAAAACCAAATTAATTCGCTAACTTCATACCGCTGTTGCAAATGAGCATTTGCCAGATCGTGAAAGAATTTGGATCTTTCAGCAGCTACATGTGGAACTATGTGAGTTACAAGCCAATAATCAACAGATACAAGCATCCCAGAAATGTTCCCTTGAGGAGTCCAAAAGCTGAGGCCATAAGCAAGGACTTGCTCAAACGTGGATTTCGATTTGTAGGACCTGTGATTGTGCATTCATTCATGCAAGCTGCCGGATTGACAATTGATCATCTTGTTGATTGTTTTAGATATAGTGAATGCGTAAACCTTGCCGAAAGACCCTGGAGGCATGTTTAATACTAAGTCACACAGatttaaattattattgttgctgtaattcttttaatttttaaatttccaAGCAATGGCTTTCTTGTTGGAtaatttatttgtaaatttatgTCTAGAACACATGGGGTTTATCCAATGATGGTTTTAGTCCAGTCACTTCCTGATTGTTGACATAAAAACGCTGAAGAAGCTATTTAACACGtatgattatattttgagtCAGTTTGATTGGCTTCAATTGCTCCTAAGTCAGCATATCAGGGACAGGGATGGATGCCTTCTCGACCATCTTCCCTAGATTGAAGTTTATGATCATATTTAATCATTCATAATCCAAATACGAAGATGAAAGTTGCAACTGAAGAAATTCCAATCTTTAACTTAGAGAACCAAACTACTCGCGGGCACCTTGCGAGTAGCGCAGTCAAGAAAGCCGAGTGCGAGCCTAGATCAAGTGGCTCGATAGTATTTCAATCAAAGTTCGGGTGTTATTTTTTTAGCTTCGAAGGCTTGTTGAGACTTATCTAGCACcaagtaattaattaaaaattatatatttagttATGATACTTTTACTCTTTTAGGTTTGGGAGTTGTATAAATTACCAGAATATTGGCCAtggttttaaaatatttataggCCATATAGTCATTTCGCatggaaaaaaataaattttataggTAAAAAATAAGATTGTGCATTTCTGGTTTTGGACAAGGACTTCGAGCTCGATCATACTTGCAAAAAAAATCGAGTATAATTAAGTAGATCTCGAATTTTCGAACAATTCTTTGAACTCCAGCTCAAGCTTTATTATTGCTACTAGTTCGAACTCGAGTTAGAGCAGTGCTTCCCTAGGGCTGAGTTGGGCTCAAGTACGACAATATTCGAGTTTAGCTCGACTTAATTACTTTCCTACTTCAACTTTTCAATTATAGAAACTTGAATGTGactcttgtttttatttatttttttcaataagaGAGGGATGGAATTTAAAAAGTGGGGAGGGAATAGAGGGGGTTTAAATCCATGACCTCTAATTCCTGGGATTTCAAACTTAACCACTTGATTAAGGCTTCCTCGGCGTGAATATGACTAGATGAATGAAGATGTATAAGGTTTTTTTCTGCCTTACATGTTAAAAGAATGCATAAACATCTGGAGATAAGAGTATGTTTTCCGTCTACTAATTTTAGGTGACTGAATTCTGATTTAGAAAATGGTTAAACATATTAATCACACCATCCTAGCTACAAGCTTACTAGGAGGTGGAGGACAGAAATGTGGATACTGCAATAAAAAGCGACAAATTCTTGGTACTTTTTAGGAGAGTGAAATGTTCTGTTCCGATCCCAGGAGACCATGAGAAAAGTTTTGCTATTCTGGTAGAAGCACAGTAGTTTGGGTTCGATATACAATTGGGCTTTCACGATCTTGTTATTTAGGCCTTGAAAACCCTGTTCAACGAAAAGATGTCCCAGATTGCCTATGAGAACTAGTTCTTCATATTCTGTTCATGGCCTTGTTGGATTGCCATTTTCTTCGTAAAGTTTTGGTATTCTGATAAATACGCATTTTTCAATCACtgttttactttatatattatataaagcCGCTATGGTATATTCTTTtataaaaactccaaaaaatagcaattcaaactgGCTGCTTTAGGGTTTACACTACTACGTATAAGCATTTAGCATGGTCTTTTACCAAAATTTCTGACTTTTACCAAAATTTCTGAGCTAAGGTAGGCCGAAAATTGCACAGGGCAGTAAACATCAAGACGACAAAATCTTCCGAATGTTAGGCCCCTGTCAAATAATCAGCCTTGTTAGTCAGCTGAATCATCTCTGTTCTCCGTGCAAAAGAGAACACATAATTGCACGCGGTAGTCAGGATAAGCAATGACGCCTATATATGCCGATTTTCCAGAGGCACCAGGCGACAAAATTGCTCTGCTTGGGCGCATAACAAGGAGGGGATGCATGAGGTGACATTTGCATACACAGTCCTGGGCTCTACACCAAGGATGGGACCTCAGAGTCTTGAGCTCATGACTGCAGAAACTGTTTTCTTGGAATGATCTCGATGACACAGATCGCCTATTTTCAGGCCAAAATGAATGATTTTAGTTTCAGTAACGAACGAATAATTCAAATTTCATTAGTCCATCATTATGGAAATCATAAAGAAATTCAAATTAATCCCAAGA
Encoded proteins:
- the LOC140016667 gene encoding uncharacterized protein → MSKQNPKRYSLEKINKNISSSKENEKQRSAASFLSKHMKKVYPIGLYKTCSSLSLSSLSLSLSQNSNDSSLADSSSQLDQKIALALRLIESPKRREVPAAKTFQKPTTEAACKEPGEEGFRRCNWITKNSDNIYVQFHDECWGVPVYDDHQLFELLALSGMLMDFNWTEILKRKELFREVFAGFDANNVAKMGENEITDIVSNKALMLAECRVRCIVDNANCILKIVKEFGSFSSYMWNYVSYKPIINRYKHPRNVPLRSPKAEAISKDLLKRGFRFVGPVIVHSFMQAAGLTIDHLVDCFRYSECVNLAERPWRHV